The sequence TCGTCATCAAGCCTTTTTCGATGCCGAACTTGTCGTGCAGCACCTTGGCCATGGGGGCCAAGCAGTTGGTGGTGCAACTGGCGTTGGAGACGATTTTGACTTGCGGCGTGAGCTCCTGATCGTTCACGCCAATCACGCAGGTTAAATCGGGCTTGTCCTTGGCCGGCGCGCTAAGCACGACTTTTTTCGCGCCTGCTTGCAGGTGCGTATCGTACCCGGCTTTGCCTTTGGCGGCGTCTGCCCGGCCGGTGAAAATGCCGGTGCTTTCCACGACCACGTCGACGCCCAGCTTACCCCAGGGCAACTTGGCGGGATCGCGCTCTTTCAGCACTTCAATCCGCTTGCCGTTGACCACGATGGCGTTGTCGTCGTGCTGCACCGTGCCGTTGAAGCGGCGATGGGTGCTGTCGTACTTGAGCAGGGTGGCCAAAGTTTTGGTGTCAGTTAAATCGTTGATGGCCAGCACATCGAACTCGCTGGCGCGGGCCGCCATAATGCGAAACACTAACCGACCGATGCGCCCAAAACCGTTAATACCTACACGAATACCCACGATAGTTCTCCTTGTGCCACAAAACTAAAAAATGCCAACGCACCGGTTGGGTTTGGCCAGAACAGGGCCGTCGGCGGGTTGAAGTTGATCCAAATAAACCGAACCAAAGATTATACTCCTCGCATCCCGGCCCAGCAATCGGCCAGCGCAGCCAGCAGCTTATCCAGCATGGCTGGAGTGTGAGCCCAACTCAGACTGATTCGTAACAAAGATTCGCCGGCCGGCACCGATGGGGGACGAATTCCTGGGACGAGCAGTCCACGCTCGCGCAATGTTTCTGCTAGCTGCATCGTGCGCCGCGGATCGCCGATGTACAGCGGAATAATTTGGCTTTCGGAGTGGGCGAGATTCCAGCCTTGAGCTGTCAGTTGTCGGCGAAGTGCGGCGGCGCGGGCCAGCAATTCCTGCCGACGCTGGGGTTCGTCGCGCACAATTTGCAGC comes from Pirellulales bacterium and encodes:
- the gap gene encoding type I glyceraldehyde-3-phosphate dehydrogenase, producing the protein MGIRVGINGFGRIGRLVFRIMAARASEFDVLAINDLTDTKTLATLLKYDSTHRRFNGTVQHDDNAIVVNGKRIEVLKERDPAKLPWGKLGVDVVVESTGIFTGRADAAKGKAGYDTHLQAGAKKVVLSAPAKDKPDLTCVIGVNDQELTPQVKIVSNASCTTNCLAPMAKVLHDKFGIEKGLMTTVHSYTNDQRLLDLPHDNLYRARAAAANIVPTTTGAAKAVGEVIPSLKGKLTGIALRVPTTDGSVTDLTALMKKNVTKQEINAAMKEAADTPLEKGGLKGILEYTDDPIVSSDIIGNPHSSIFAADLTEVIDGNLIKVISWYDNEWGYSCRTADLIARLGKML